A single window of Plasmodium malariae genome assembly, chromosome: 8 DNA harbors:
- the PmUG01_08040000 gene encoding mitochondrial ribosomal protein L27 precursor, putative, producing the protein MIPFFRLRKHFTQVNWKDYCRLVYNHLNHFTRLTFAHAEKTLIGKEKRCYTDPLVNMNILITVRNNVFIGGSKQEGKRNTATTFDLSANVQIHRSSEVNECGYSCGVGTSRLNGMQILNNTIAVFTNPFKIFKRNKMVKTSSYRRKSRSSPNGQGQKAKIGIKRLSAEYVKTGQMLVKQRKIIAFNYEKKIRKRNFKYYPGENVKVTKNTSLVALTNGRVKYTFHVLQNLLIVNILPEELDELKEEDLYRYRTEHVKSFEENRSLIYLRMKNIITFPKFTHTQYIEPPLKPQFLTRYDIYDNPTLQRVPLLYHKKK; encoded by the coding sequence ATGATTCCCTTTTTTCGGCTTCGTAAACATTTCACTCAAGTAAACTGGAAAGATTACTGCCGTTTAGTCTACAACCACTTAAACCATTTTACCCGTTTAACATTTGCGCACGCAGAAAAGACGCTTATAGGTAAGGAGAAAAGGTGTTATACGGACCCCCTCGTTAATATGAATATCCTCATAACTGTTAGAAATAATGTGTTCATAGGTGGAAGCAAACAGGAAGGCAAACGTAATACTGCAACTACGTTTGACTTAAGTGCGAATGTACAAATTCATAGGAGTAGTGAAGTCAATGAGTGTGGGTACAGTTGTGGAGTTGGGACTAGCAGGTTGAACGGTAtgcaaattttaaataatactataGCTGTTTTTACAAatccttttaaaatattcaaaagaaacaaaatggtaaaaaCTAGTTCATATAGAAGAAAGAGTAGGAGTTCACCAAATGGACAAGGACAGAAAGCTAAAATAGGGATTAAAAGGTTAAGTGCTGAGTATGTAAAAACAGGGCAGATGTTAGttaaacaaagaaaaattattgcatttaattatgaaaaaaaaataagaaaaagaaattttaaatattatccAGGTGAAAATGTTAAGGTTACTAAAAATACTAGTTTAGTAGCATTAACCAATGGAAGagttaaatatacatttcatgttttacaaaatttattaattgttaatatattaccAGAAGAATTAGATGAATTGAAAGAAGAAgatttatatagatatagaacAGAACATGTCAAGTCGTTTGAAGAAAATAGAAGTTTAATTTATCtaagaatgaaaaatattattacttttccAAAATTTACTCATACACAATATATTGAACCCCCTTTAAAACCACAATTTTTGACTagatatgatatatatgataatccAACACTCCAACGGGTCCCTCTCTTGTACCATAAGAAGAAGTAA